A single genomic interval of Croceibacter atlanticus HTCC2559 harbors:
- a CDS encoding tetratricopeptide repeat protein — MKFVTIICALFITTVTIAQSESLFKEANQAYANENYEEAISKYQSILKDGYESTSVYYNLGNSHYKLNNVGPSVYYFEKALKLDPNDADVTNNLAYARQMTIDAIDEVPKTGVSKIVNSVIATLSVNGWAWLAVIASISFVVLILLYYFSRASLKKRLFFIGGSLAFLIAICAVVFAYQQQSVLEQKSFGIIFPEEVVVRSEPNSRSEQLFLLHEGTKAKILEDFDSWRKIELADGKQGWLLKTELKAL, encoded by the coding sequence ATGAAGTTTGTAACTATAATATGTGCCCTTTTTATTACAACTGTTACCATTGCACAGTCTGAGTCGCTTTTTAAAGAAGCTAACCAAGCCTATGCAAATGAAAACTATGAAGAGGCTATATCTAAATACCAATCTATCCTTAAAGATGGATACGAAAGCACATCTGTATATTATAACTTAGGAAATTCTCATTATAAATTAAATAATGTTGGGCCTAGCGTATATTATTTTGAAAAAGCTCTTAAGCTAGATCCTAATGATGCAGATGTAACAAACAATCTAGCTTACGCAAGACAAATGACTATTGATGCTATAGATGAGGTTCCTAAAACTGGAGTTTCTAAAATTGTAAACTCTGTTATTGCTACTTTAAGCGTAAATGGTTGGGCTTGGCTTGCTGTAATAGCTTCAATTTCTTTTGTGGTGTTAATACTTCTTTATTACTTCTCTAGAGCATCATTAAAAAAACGATTGTTCTTTATAGGCGGCAGTTTAGCATTTTTAATTGCAATATGTGCAGTTGTATTTGCTTACCAACAGCAATCTGTGTTGGAACAAAAAAGTTTTGGTATTATCTTTCCAGAAGAAGTTGTTGTAAGAAGTGAGCCTAACTCAAGAAGCGAACAGCTATTCTTATTACATGAAGGTACTAAGGCTAAAATTTTAGAAGATTTTGATTCTTGGAGAAAAATTGAATTAGCAGACGGCAAACAAGGTTGGCTGTTAAAAACTGAATTAAAGGCACTTTGA
- a CDS encoding SH3 domain-containing protein, with protein sequence MNGAQNTYNLSKIVVVLAMFVSSLGFAKTLKYVCTENGLPLKEVPSADAKDVDVLDYGTEVEILDEKGEFSKIRFYRFFEHILGYVLTSELSSEKIDKRIKIQFNDAVVYIEDVRLLSKNNTFNAEDKVTVKVSYGDSPFNKWVRVQPERNVNVKVYQRVEKSLVVFDEQPFCDLSGSYTFKSDWRLMPPLLEDNTFTSLKDEVEDETFKEKISVAEIKDDLRRLCSQKVANMINPFKTLTENGIGIKSQNVWYKVVLTDENGKTTEKIIEFNLMVGC encoded by the coding sequence ATGAATGGCGCACAAAACACATATAATCTTAGTAAGATAGTTGTAGTTCTTGCAATGTTTGTTTCAAGCCTTGGCTTTGCTAAAACTCTTAAATACGTTTGTACAGAAAATGGATTGCCATTAAAAGAAGTGCCTAGTGCAGATGCTAAAGATGTAGATGTACTGGATTATGGTACAGAAGTAGAAATTCTTGACGAAAAAGGCGAGTTCTCAAAAATTAGATTCTACAGGTTTTTTGAACATATCTTAGGCTACGTATTAACATCAGAGTTATCTTCAGAAAAGATAGATAAACGTATAAAGATACAGTTTAATGATGCTGTTGTTTATATAGAAGATGTTAGGTTGTTATCTAAAAACAATACGTTTAATGCAGAAGATAAGGTAACGGTAAAGGTGTCTTATGGAGACTCTCCATTTAATAAATGGGTACGTGTACAGCCAGAACGCAATGTAAACGTAAAAGTATATCAGCGCGTAGAAAAAAGCCTTGTTGTTTTTGATGAGCAACCATTTTGCGATTTATCGGGAAGCTATACGTTTAAAAGTGATTGGAGATTAATGCCTCCACTTTTAGAAGATAATACGTTTACATCACTTAAAGATGAGGTAGAAGATGAGACTTTCAAAGAAAAAATATCTGTAGCAGAAATCAAAGATGATCTGAGAAGACTTTGTAGCCAAAAGGTAGCAAATATGATAAACCCATTCAAAACACTCACAGAAAACGGTATTGGTATAAAGTCACAAAATGTTTGGTACAAAGTAGTGTTAACAGATGAGAATGGTAAAACCACAGAAAAGATTATAGAGTTTAATTTAATGGTAGGATGTTAA
- a CDS encoding BatD family protein: MQLKHVLLICLVLIGANTFAQISFEASVSKTKLGVNERLSVEFTMNKDGDNFNPPEFTGFRKVGGPYQSVSQSWINGKSTYKKSYKYFLEPTATGNFTIQQAVIDIEGTTYKTTPIKITVTNAVENPTDGNNASVVADDNIHLVAEVSKTNPYLNEGVTVTYKLYVSPSTSVSNWREIASPKYADFWSQSIDIKQLKVQNGTYQGEQYRYVTLRKTVLYPQKSGKLEIEPLSLSIDVDVPSNRRDIFGGRLFETVKKNVSAGKRIIDVKPLPTEGKPSNFTNAVGKFNFEVTTNKTELEATESLDAVVKISGNGNLSMFNFPELVVPSSLEVFEPQRKERVSTTVNGMRGSVEETYTIIPNYKGKYPISPISFSYFDLETETYKTITSKEIVIDVLSGPENTGNATATGVTSGNNKQAVVTTGTPFRFIKQNANLKPIGDQAFFKSIGFWILLLGPLALIPLAIIFGKKREERANDVRGNRIRKADKLARKYLSDAKKKLGDQKPFYESLERALHNYLKAKLNIQTSEMSKDRIQRLLKERGADEAPSIEYISLLENCEFARYTPSSNTAMQQDYDKASRVISQIDKQM, from the coding sequence ATGCAATTAAAACATGTCTTATTAATTTGCTTGGTTTTAATAGGGGCAAACACCTTTGCTCAAATTTCTTTTGAAGCCAGTGTGAGTAAAACTAAACTAGGTGTTAATGAACGCTTAAGTGTAGAGTTTACCATGAACAAAGATGGAGATAACTTTAATCCTCCAGAGTTTACAGGGTTTAGAAAAGTTGGAGGTCCGTACCAATCTGTTAGCCAAAGCTGGATAAATGGTAAGAGTACTTATAAGAAAAGTTATAAGTATTTTTTAGAGCCAACAGCTACTGGTAACTTTACTATACAACAAGCTGTAATAGATATAGAAGGAACTACTTATAAGACAACACCCATAAAAATAACGGTTACAAATGCTGTAGAAAATCCTACAGATGGTAATAATGCCAGCGTTGTGGCAGATGATAATATACATTTAGTTGCAGAGGTTTCTAAAACCAACCCATATTTAAATGAAGGCGTTACAGTTACCTATAAGTTATATGTAAGCCCATCTACTTCTGTAAGTAATTGGCGTGAAATAGCGAGTCCTAAATATGCAGATTTTTGGAGCCAGAGTATAGATATAAAACAACTTAAAGTACAAAATGGCACATATCAAGGAGAACAATATCGCTATGTAACACTAAGGAAAACAGTATTGTATCCTCAAAAATCTGGAAAGTTAGAAATTGAGCCACTATCATTATCTATAGATGTAGATGTGCCTTCAAACAGACGAGATATTTTTGGAGGACGTTTGTTTGAAACAGTAAAGAAAAACGTGAGTGCAGGTAAACGAATTATAGATGTTAAGCCACTTCCTACAGAAGGAAAACCTTCAAACTTTACAAATGCTGTAGGTAAATTTAATTTTGAAGTTACCACAAACAAAACAGAGCTAGAGGCTACAGAAAGCTTAGATGCTGTAGTTAAAATTTCAGGTAACGGAAATCTTTCAATGTTTAATTTCCCAGAACTTGTTGTGCCTAGCTCATTAGAAGTTTTTGAGCCTCAACGTAAAGAGAGAGTTTCAACTACTGTTAACGGCATGAGAGGTAGTGTTGAAGAAACATATACTATAATTCCAAACTATAAAGGTAAGTACCCTATTTCTCCAATTAGCTTTTCATATTTCGACCTAGAAACTGAAACTTATAAAACAATAACGTCAAAAGAAATTGTGATCGATGTACTTTCGGGTCCAGAAAATACTGGAAATGCAACGGCAACAGGTGTAACTTCGGGCAACAACAAACAAGCAGTTGTTACTACAGGTACTCCGTTTAGGTTTATTAAACAAAACGCCAATTTAAAACCAATTGGTGATCAGGCCTTTTTTAAGAGTATTGGCTTCTGGATATTATTGTTAGGACCATTGGCACTTATACCACTAGCTATAATATTTGGTAAGAAACGAGAGGAGCGAGCAAATGATGTTAGAGGAAACCGAATTAGAAAAGCAGATAAATTAGCTAGAAAGTATTTAAGTGATGCTAAGAAAAAACTAGGAGACCAAAAACCGTTTTATGAAAGTTTAGAGCGCGCTTTACACAATTATTTAAAAGCAAAATTAAATATTCAAACTAGTGAGATGAGTAAGGATAGGATACAACGTTTATTAAAAGAACGTGGCGCAGATGAAGCACCTAGTATTGAATATATCTCATTATTGGAAAATTGTGAATTTGCAAGATATACTCCAAGTAGCAATACCGCAATGCAACAGGATTATGATAAGGCAAGCAGAGTTATTTCTCAAATAGATAAACAAATGTAA
- a CDS encoding tetratricopeptide repeat protein, which produces MKTKHNVSLILSLLCALVFTITTQAQQKTKEQLKQEQEAQDLLNEAQDYLAEDNFPLAEASYRKAIAKNPNNHEAKYNLGNLYYTKDKVSEAGEKYVTAETASEEKELKHKSAHNLGNTFMRDKKYAKAVEAYKQALRNNPNDDETRYNLALAKSLLEKEQKDGGGGNDDKKNEEQNKDKDKQDDQEKKEGDQGEKDKDDKGEESEDGNEGDDKENKEDQGNKDESEEGKPKDDKQGDGKNNDGKEKKEQQQPQQGKGQLSPQQIQNLLETMANQEAKVQEKLNAKKAKAAKVKTEKDW; this is translated from the coding sequence ATGAAAACTAAACACAACGTATCTCTTATACTAAGTTTGCTATGTGCTTTGGTGTTCACTATTACCACGCAGGCACAACAAAAAACTAAAGAGCAACTAAAGCAAGAGCAAGAAGCTCAAGATTTATTAAATGAAGCTCAAGACTATCTTGCAGAAGATAATTTTCCGCTTGCAGAGGCTTCATATAGAAAAGCTATTGCTAAAAATCCTAATAATCATGAAGCAAAATATAATTTAGGAAACTTATATTACACCAAGGATAAGGTAAGTGAAGCAGGTGAAAAGTATGTTACAGCAGAAACAGCTTCAGAAGAAAAAGAATTAAAACATAAAAGTGCCCATAATTTAGGGAACACATTTATGCGCGATAAAAAATACGCTAAAGCTGTTGAAGCTTATAAGCAAGCTTTAAGAAACAATCCAAATGATGATGAAACGCGTTACAATCTTGCTTTGGCCAAAAGCTTATTAGAAAAAGAGCAGAAAGATGGTGGTGGCGGTAATGATGATAAGAAGAACGAAGAGCAAAATAAAGACAAGGATAAGCAAGACGATCAAGAGAAGAAAGAAGGAGATCAAGGCGAAAAAGACAAAGACGATAAAGGTGAAGAAAGTGAAGATGGTAATGAAGGAGATGATAAAGAAAACAAGGAAGACCAAGGCAATAAAGACGAAAGTGAAGAAGGAAAGCCTAAGGACGATAAACAAGGTGATGGTAAAAATAACGACGGTAAGGAAAAGAAAGAACAACAACAGCCTCAACAAGGCAAAGGGCAGCTTAGCCCTCAACAAATACAGAACCTGTTAGAAACTATGGCCAACCAAGAAGCAAAGGTTCAGGAGAAATTAAATGCTAAGAAAGCGAAAGCTGCAAAAGTAAAAACAGAAAAAGATTGGTAA
- a CDS encoding VWA domain-containing protein produces the protein MVLEEHIYFWLLAIVPVLLLLLIAALIWKKRKQSQFADKDLLKKLSPNQSVFKTILKIVVLCLAIACLTIALVNPKIGTKLETVKREGVDVVFAIDVSKSMLAEDVAPNRLEKSQQLVTQIINSLASDRVGIIAYAGSAFPQLPITTDYASAKMFLQNMNTDMLSSQGTAINEAIQLAKTYYNDDEQTNRVLFIISDGEDHEGDSVNIAEEASEEGIRIFTIGVGTTKGGRIPIKRNGVVLNYKKDQNDQTVITRLQEETLKDIAKEANGEYIYNNITKETVEKVTEILQNMDKKEFEAKQFADFKDQFQWFLGFGIFFLVLEVFLLERRTSWLKKLNLFNEKQID, from the coding sequence ATGGTCTTAGAGGAACACATATATTTTTGGCTGTTGGCAATTGTACCAGTATTACTACTGCTATTAATTGCTGCATTAATCTGGAAAAAACGCAAACAATCTCAGTTTGCAGATAAAGACTTGCTTAAAAAGCTAAGCCCAAACCAATCTGTTTTTAAAACAATTTTAAAAATAGTTGTACTGTGCTTGGCCATTGCCTGTTTAACAATTGCATTAGTAAATCCTAAGATTGGCACGAAATTAGAAACAGTAAAACGAGAAGGTGTTGATGTTGTTTTCGCAATTGATGTGTCAAAGAGTATGCTAGCAGAAGACGTTGCTCCTAACCGTTTAGAGAAGTCTCAACAGTTGGTCACTCAAATTATAAATAGTTTGGCTAGTGATCGTGTAGGTATTATTGCATATGCAGGAAGTGCTTTTCCGCAATTGCCTATTACCACAGATTACGCAAGTGCTAAGATGTTCTTGCAAAATATGAATACAGATATGTTGAGTAGTCAAGGTACAGCTATAAATGAGGCAATTCAACTAGCTAAAACCTACTATAATGATGATGAGCAAACTAACCGTGTGCTATTTATTATTAGTGATGGAGAAGACCATGAAGGCGATTCTGTAAACATTGCAGAAGAAGCAAGTGAAGAAGGAATAAGAATCTTTACCATTGGTGTAGGAACAACAAAAGGAGGCAGAATACCAATTAAACGCAATGGTGTTGTGCTTAATTATAAGAAAGATCAAAATGATCAGACTGTAATTACAAGGCTACAGGAAGAAACATTAAAAGATATTGCTAAAGAGGCTAATGGTGAGTATATATATAATAACATCACTAAGGAAACCGTAGAGAAAGTAACAGAAATCCTTCAAAATATGGATAAGAAAGAGTTTGAAGCTAAGCAGTTTGCAGATTTTAAAGACCAGTTTCAGTGGTTTTTAGGCTTCGGAATTTTCTTTTTAGTTTTAGAAGTATTTTTACTGGAACGAAGAACAAGTTGGCTTAAAAAATTGAATTTGTTCAACGAAAAACAAATAGATTAA
- a CDS encoding vWA domain-containing protein, which produces MLDNFVFENPQWFWLFLIMPVLIAWYIIKRGKQTAELKISTIKGFKVKQSWLVNIRPLLFVLRLLALAFLITAMARPRTVDVSTKTKTTKGIDIVMAIDVSASMLARDLRPNRLEALKDVASEFIQGRPNDRVGIVLYAGESYTKTPITSDKSIVLGALNDVKFSEVLENGTAIGMGLATSVNRLKDSKALSKVIILLTDGVNNSGTIDPKLASELAVEYGIKTYTIGIGSNGMALSPIGIKSNGQFQYGNQKVEIDEDLLKQIATVTGGQYFRATNNQKLEAIYEEINKLEKTEVEEFKFYNYKELFRSLVLAALGLIVVEVLLRFTIFRSFV; this is translated from the coding sequence ATGTTAGATAATTTTGTTTTCGAAAATCCGCAGTGGTTCTGGTTGTTCTTAATAATGCCAGTACTAATTGCTTGGTACATTATTAAAAGAGGTAAACAAACTGCAGAGCTAAAAATATCTACTATAAAAGGTTTTAAAGTAAAGCAAAGCTGGTTGGTAAATATAAGACCGCTACTATTTGTGTTGCGCCTATTAGCATTAGCATTTTTAATAACTGCAATGGCAAGACCTCGTACGGTAGATGTTTCAACTAAAACTAAGACCACAAAAGGTATAGATATAGTTATGGCTATTGATGTTTCTGCGAGTATGTTAGCAAGAGACCTTAGGCCAAATAGACTGGAAGCTTTAAAAGATGTTGCTTCAGAGTTTATACAAGGACGTCCTAACGATCGTGTAGGTATTGTTCTATATGCTGGAGAAAGCTACACAAAAACACCTATTACGAGTGATAAAAGTATAGTGCTTGGTGCTTTAAATGATGTAAAGTTTAGTGAAGTTCTTGAGAATGGTACTGCTATAGGAATGGGATTAGCAACATCTGTTAACAGACTAAAAGACAGTAAAGCTTTAAGTAAGGTTATAATCTTACTTACCGATGGTGTAAACAACTCTGGTACAATAGACCCTAAGTTAGCTAGTGAGTTAGCTGTGGAGTACGGCATTAAAACCTACACTATTGGTATTGGTAGTAATGGTATGGCATTATCTCCTATTGGTATAAAGTCTAATGGCCAATTTCAATATGGCAATCAGAAAGTTGAAATAGATGAAGACCTTTTAAAACAAATCGCTACTGTAACTGGTGGTCAATATTTTAGAGCTACTAACAATCAGAAATTAGAAGCTATTTATGAAGAGATAAATAAGCTGGAAAAAACAGAAGTAGAAGAGTTTAAATTTTATAACTACAAAGAGCTTTTTAGATCTTTAGTATTAGCGGCATTAGGATTAATAGTTGTTGAGGTGTTATTAAGGTTTACAATTTTTAGAAGTTTTGTATAA
- a CDS encoding DUF4381 domain-containing protein, with product MMNENLKMDINKVFSTSVRTLTAIFVSLFAITYSFSQEVNATIDSTSIKIGEQITYSIQVETDSTNVVVFPEGQTFAPMEMVESLLADTTRLEKRFRLLKEYRLTQFDSGSYTIPQQRVMINDRVILTDSMRVEVADVAVDTTKQKMYPIKPSVEVPSRFQIPTWIWWLLLIAMVVASLLFLIFRRQKKKAEAEVKIPPFEKAMLELQALDKSDLLKNQDYKNYYSRLTDSARRFIDEKVDDHAMERTTEELIALMEAKKQQGKLDLSQETIKDFKQILMRADLAKFAKMNPDEGVVKADRLRVEVIIKDTKAAIPEPTLEELENTIEFQEAKAKKRKRKQIIISVIVGLFVLVVFFVSLIVIKGTDYIKDSFIGHPTKELLQGDWVRSDYGYPSVAITTPKVLVRKDAALPKEVEQVVKDNQLFTYGSLINGFYVYVNTTSFKQEQKEVDKSAIVQANLGMLEQQGANNMFVKEDEFTTANGIKGLKAYGTFTFSKEQGNFTGQKSAFQLLVFNNNIGMQQIMVVNGENDEAGEEISNRIINSIELQKSAQ from the coding sequence ATGATGAATGAAAACTTAAAAATGGATATAAACAAAGTGTTTTCAACTTCGGTTAGAACGCTTACTGCTATTTTCGTTTCGCTTTTCGCCATTACCTATTCATTTTCTCAAGAAGTAAACGCTACTATAGATTCTACTTCAATAAAAATAGGAGAACAGATAACGTATAGCATTCAGGTAGAAACAGACTCAACCAATGTGGTTGTGTTTCCCGAAGGACAAACATTTGCTCCTATGGAAATGGTGGAAAGTTTGTTGGCAGATACAACACGATTAGAAAAACGTTTTAGACTCTTAAAGGAATACCGCTTAACACAATTTGATTCTGGTAGTTATACCATCCCGCAACAAAGAGTTATGATTAATGATAGGGTCATACTAACAGACTCTATGCGAGTTGAAGTTGCAGATGTAGCTGTAGATACAACTAAACAGAAAATGTATCCTATAAAACCATCTGTGGAGGTGCCTAGTCGTTTTCAAATACCAACTTGGATATGGTGGTTGCTTCTTATAGCTATGGTTGTAGCTAGCTTGTTATTTTTAATCTTTAGAAGACAGAAGAAAAAAGCAGAAGCAGAAGTAAAAATTCCTCCATTTGAAAAAGCAATGCTTGAGTTACAAGCTTTGGATAAGTCTGATTTGCTTAAAAACCAAGACTACAAAAACTACTATTCTCGATTAACAGATTCTGCACGTCGCTTTATAGATGAAAAAGTAGACGATCATGCAATGGAGCGAACAACAGAAGAGTTAATCGCTTTAATGGAAGCAAAAAAACAACAAGGAAAGTTAGATCTGTCTCAAGAAACAATTAAGGATTTCAAACAAATTTTAATGCGTGCAGATTTAGCGAAATTTGCAAAAATGAATCCAGATGAAGGCGTTGTAAAAGCAGACAGATTAAGAGTTGAAGTTATTATTAAAGATACAAAAGCTGCAATTCCAGAACCTACACTAGAAGAGTTAGAGAATACTATAGAGTTTCAAGAAGCTAAAGCTAAAAAGCGAAAACGTAAACAGATTATAATTTCTGTTATAGTTGGTCTCTTTGTATTAGTTGTATTCTTTGTTAGTTTAATTGTAATAAAAGGAACAGATTATATTAAAGATAGCTTTATTGGTCATCCTACTAAAGAACTTTTGCAAGGTGATTGGGTAAGAAGTGATTATGGTTATCCATCTGTAGCAATTACAACACCAAAAGTATTGGTAAGAAAAGATGCAGCTTTGCCTAAAGAAGTAGAGCAAGTTGTTAAGGACAATCAATTATTTACTTATGGTAGCCTTATAAACGGGTTTTACGTATATGTTAACACAACATCGTTTAAGCAGGAACAAAAAGAGGTAGATAAAAGTGCAATTGTACAAGCTAATTTAGGAATGCTAGAGCAGCAAGGAGCTAATAATATGTTTGTAAAAGAAGATGAGTTTACTACAGCAAACGGTATTAAAGGACTAAAAGCTTATGGTACGTTTACATTTTCTAAAGAGCAAGGAAACTTTACGGGTCAAAAATCTGCGTTTCAATTACTGGTTTTTAATAATAACATTGGTATGCAACAAATAATGGTTGTAAATGGTGAGAATGATGAAGCTGGTGAAGAAATATCAAACCGTATTATTAATAGTATCGAACTTCAAAAAAGTGCTCAGTAA
- a CDS encoding DUF58 domain-containing protein: MNTKDLLKKVRKIEIKTRRLSDHVFGGEYHSTFKGRGMTFSEVRQYQFGDDVRSIDWNVTARYNEPFVKIFEEERELTMVLMVDISGSEFFGTNQAFKKDIIIEISATLAFSATQNNDKIGLLLFSDEIELFIPPKKGRLHVLRIIRELIEFKPQSKKTDITKALKYLSNMLKKKAIVFVLSDFMTDGYEQTMKIVGKKHDVTGIRVYDEKEEAIPNLGMVQMQDEETGELLLVNTGSKTVRVNYAKHYNERVNYFENTFRRSGSGVIHTRTDESYVKKLLGYFKRRA; encoded by the coding sequence ATGAACACCAAAGACCTCCTAAAAAAAGTACGTAAAATTGAAATTAAAACACGTCGCCTTAGCGATCACGTGTTTGGTGGCGAGTACCACAGTACTTTTAAAGGTCGTGGTATGACGTTTAGTGAAGTGCGCCAATATCAATTTGGAGATGATGTAAGGAGTATAGATTGGAATGTAACCGCAAGGTATAATGAGCCTTTTGTAAAGATTTTTGAAGAAGAACGTGAGTTAACCATGGTTTTAATGGTAGATATATCTGGTTCAGAATTCTTTGGTACAAACCAAGCGTTTAAAAAAGATATAATCATAGAAATTTCAGCAACCTTAGCATTTTCGGCAACACAGAATAATGATAAAATAGGATTGCTTTTATTTTCTGATGAAATCGAACTTTTTATACCTCCAAAAAAAGGACGTTTACATGTCTTGAGAATAATAAGAGAACTTATAGAGTTTAAGCCACAAAGTAAAAAGACAGACATTACAAAAGCTTTAAAATACTTGTCTAACATGCTTAAGAAAAAAGCTATCGTTTTTGTCTTATCAGATTTTATGACAGATGGTTATGAGCAAACAATGAAAATTGTAGGCAAAAAACATGATGTTACAGGTATTCGCGTGTATGATGAAAAAGAAGAAGCTATTCCTAATTTAGGAATGGTTCAAATGCAAGATGAAGAAACTGGAGAGTTGTTATTGGTAAATACAGGATCAAAGACTGTAAGAGTTAATTATGCCAAACATTATAATGAGCGTGTAAATTACTTTGAAAACACATTTAGAAGAAGTGGGTCTGGCGTAATACATACGCGTACAGATGAGAGTTATGTAAAGAAATTATTGGGTTATTTTAAAAGAAGAGCTTAA
- a CDS encoding AAA family ATPase: protein MEQNTSIDIASLNEKIEKESAFVDVLSLEMRKVIVGQKHMVERLLIGLLGQGHILLEGVPGLAKTLAINTLSKAVHGTFSRIQFTPDLLPADVVGTMIYNMKLNDFSIKKGPIFANFVLADEINRAPAKVQSALLEAMQEKQVTIGDETFVLDKPFLVMATQNPVEQEGTYPLPEAQVDRFMLKTVIDYPKMDEEQMVMRANLKGSFETVNPVVSIDQILRAQQSVKEVYMDEKIEKYILDIIFATRYPEQYNLNDIKPLINFGASPRGSINLANAAKCYAFIKRRGYVVPEDVRAVVHDVLRHRIGLTYEAEAENVTSVDLINKIVNEIEVP, encoded by the coding sequence ATGGAACAAAACACGTCGATAGACATTGCGAGTTTAAATGAAAAAATAGAAAAAGAAAGTGCTTTTGTAGATGTGCTTTCATTAGAAATGAGAAAGGTAATTGTTGGCCAAAAGCATATGGTAGAGCGTTTGCTTATTGGTCTTTTAGGACAAGGTCATATCTTATTAGAAGGTGTGCCGGGTTTGGCAAAAACCTTAGCAATAAACACGTTGTCTAAAGCTGTTCACGGGACATTTAGCCGTATTCAATTTACACCAGACTTATTGCCTGCAGATGTTGTGGGAACTATGATCTACAATATGAAGCTTAATGACTTTAGCATTAAGAAAGGTCCTATTTTTGCCAATTTCGTATTGGCAGATGAGATAAACCGTGCTCCTGCCAAGGTACAATCTGCTTTATTAGAAGCTATGCAGGAAAAGCAAGTAACCATAGGAGATGAAACCTTTGTGTTAGATAAGCCTTTCTTAGTTATGGCAACACAAAACCCAGTAGAGCAAGAAGGAACTTACCCTTTGCCAGAAGCCCAAGTAGACCGTTTCATGTTAAAAACAGTGATAGATTATCCTAAGATGGATGAGGAGCAAATGGTAATGCGTGCTAACCTAAAAGGCAGTTTTGAAACTGTAAATCCAGTTGTATCTATAGATCAAATTTTGAGAGCCCAACAATCTGTTAAAGAAGTTTATATGGATGAGAAGATAGAGAAGTATATTCTAGACATCATCTTCGCAACACGTTATCCTGAACAATACAATCTTAATGATATTAAACCATTAATAAACTTTGGAGCTTCACCTCGTGGTAGTATAAACCTTGCAAACGCAGCAAAGTGCTATGCCTTTATTAAACGTAGAGGTTATGTTGTGCCAGAAGATGTGCGTGCAGTAGTACATGATGTACTTAGGCATCGTATTGGGTTAACCTATGAAGCTGAAGCAGAAAATGTTACCAGCGTAGATCTTATTAATAAAATTGTAAATGAGATTGAAGTGCCATAG
- a CDS encoding aldo/keto reductase, protein MLQEKLQFSRIIQGVMNWGAWGAKMSTQQMAEQIEHVLDLGITTFDHADIYGGYTTEAEFGKAFKESGVNREDVQLISKLGIQYLSDERPYNRVKHYQYDATYILENTERSLQKLNTNYLDLLLLHRPSPLMDPLEIKGAIERLLTEGKIKSFGVSNFTPSQVAMLEKHIKVSGNQIECSITQYEPMLNGVLDDMVTKNILPMAWSPLGSIFKEHTQQTMRVQNVLKTLRAKYRTTIDQILIAWLLKHPSGIHPVIGTSKVSHAKAAVKAQEINLDIQDWFELLIASQGHKVP, encoded by the coding sequence ATGTTGCAGGAAAAATTACAGTTTTCAAGAATTATTCAAGGAGTAATGAATTGGGGTGCTTGGGGAGCAAAAATGAGCACCCAACAAATGGCAGAACAAATTGAACACGTATTAGACCTTGGCATAACAACTTTTGATCACGCAGATATTTATGGTGGTTATACTACTGAAGCTGAATTTGGAAAAGCATTTAAGGAAAGTGGTGTAAACCGTGAAGATGTACAACTCATCTCTAAACTAGGCATACAATATCTTTCTGATGAGCGGCCTTATAACCGTGTAAAACATTACCAATATGATGCTACCTACATTTTGGAGAACACAGAACGGTCTTTACAAAAACTAAACACCAACTATTTAGATTTGTTGTTACTTCATAGACCAAGTCCACTTATGGATCCTTTAGAAATAAAAGGCGCTATCGAAAGGCTACTTACAGAAGGTAAAATTAAATCTTTTGGGGTTTCAAATTTTACACCAAGCCAGGTTGCAATGCTAGAAAAACATATTAAGGTTTCTGGTAATCAAATTGAATGTAGTATTACCCAGTATGAACCAATGCTAAATGGTGTTTTAGATGATATGGTTACTAAGAACATACTGCCAATGGCCTGGTCTCCTTTAGGAAGTATTTTTAAGGAACATACACAACAAACTATGCGTGTACAAAATGTCTTAAAAACACTACGCGCTAAATACAGAACTACTATAGACCAAATTCTTATTGCTTGGCTACTAAAGCATCCTTCTGGTATACATCCAGTAATTGGAACATCTAAGGTTTCTCATGCTAAAGCAGCAGTTAAAGCACAAGAAATAAACCTTGACATACAAGATTGGTTTGAGCTCCTAATTGCAAGTCAAGGTCATAAAGTTCCTTAA